The Clostridium sp. AWRP genome has a window encoding:
- a CDS encoding iron ABC transporter permease: MKEEIHENYEEYTGRKKIVILFVLLLIIIFSLFSICAGSSNIKLYQILMTIFQNGDGLSNVVIWNIRLPRVLAAIIAGAGLSVAGCVMQSNLRNPLASPSTLGISSAAAFGANIAIIVFGAGSVKSTGSDAVLINNPYIVTICAFSFSMLATVVILMIAKLRALSSEAVLLAGVAIGSLFSAGITLVQYFAQDVQVAAVVFWTFGDLGRASWKEVIIMAILIIASVIYFVIRQWDYNAMDSGEEAAKSLGVSVERVRFGGMFVSSLITAAAVSFLGIIGFIGLIGPQIMRRIIGGDHRFLIPASALMGSLLLLVSDTLARTIISPIILPVGAITSFMGAPMFLYLLMRGYKKK, encoded by the coding sequence TTGAAAGAAGAGATACATGAAAATTACGAAGAGTATACAGGAAGAAAAAAGATTGTAATTTTATTTGTACTGTTGCTAATTATAATATTTTCTTTATTTTCTATTTGTGCTGGTTCATCAAATATTAAACTGTACCAAATTTTAATGACTATTTTTCAAAATGGGGATGGGTTATCCAATGTTGTAATCTGGAATATACGTCTCCCAAGAGTTTTAGCTGCTATTATAGCAGGTGCAGGTCTATCTGTTGCAGGATGTGTAATGCAAAGTAATTTGAGAAACCCTCTTGCATCACCGTCAACTTTAGGAATATCCAGTGCTGCAGCTTTTGGTGCAAATATTGCTATTATAGTATTTGGAGCAGGAAGCGTTAAAAGTACCGGTAGTGATGCAGTGCTTATAAATAATCCATATATAGTTACTATTTGTGCATTTTCCTTTTCTATGCTGGCTACTGTTGTCATTTTAATGATTGCAAAACTTAGAGCTCTTTCCTCAGAAGCAGTACTTCTTGCCGGAGTAGCTATAGGGTCACTTTTTTCTGCTGGCATTACACTCGTTCAGTATTTTGCCCAGGATGTTCAGGTAGCAGCTGTTGTATTTTGGACATTTGGTGACCTTGGACGTGCTTCTTGGAAAGAGGTAATTATAATGGCAATTCTTATCATAGCATCAGTAATTTATTTTGTTATAAGGCAGTGGGATTATAATGCTATGGACAGTGGAGAAGAAGCTGCGAAGAGTCTTGGAGTGAGTGTAGAAAGAGTACGGTTTGGCGGAATGTTTGTTTCTTCTTTAATCACTGCAGCAGCAGTTTCTTTCCTAGGTATTATAGGATTTATAGGACTTATAGGACCTCAGATAATGAGAAGAATTATTGGAGGGGATCACCGTTTCTTGATTCCGGCATCTGCACTTATGGGATCACTTTTACTTCTTGTTTCTGATACCCTTGCAAGAACCATAATTTCACCTATAATACTACCTGTTGGTGCTATTACGTCTTTTATGGGCGCACCTATGTTTTTATATTTGCTTATGAGGGGGTATAAGAAAAAATGA
- the modA gene encoding molybdate ABC transporter substrate-binding protein, with product MKKNKMLMLVLSLLLVCGMFIGCGQKKQSTTTNDTDKKTLLIYCAAGVNKPMEEIGKEFEKKYGTKVQYTYANSSELISQMEVSKKGDLCVLASNEDYETANKKNLVLDKKDLVYHIPVIAVPKGNPAGIKSINDFTKPGVKVILGDSKTSPLGKLASKLFQKQGIESQVKNNIVSTVTTVNEMVTFVSMKKADASIMWEDNALNASKSIDLVQIPKDQNLIKVVPISVLKSSKDKELSDKFVNFVTSSQAKSIFIKYNLKPIK from the coding sequence TTGAAAAAAAACAAAATGTTAATGTTGGTTTTGAGTTTATTACTAGTGTGCGGCATGTTTATAGGCTGTGGACAGAAAAAGCAAAGTACTACTACAAATGACACAGATAAAAAGACATTACTTATTTATTGTGCTGCAGGAGTAAATAAACCTATGGAGGAAATAGGCAAAGAATTTGAAAAGAAATATGGGACGAAAGTTCAATATACCTATGCTAATTCCTCAGAACTTATAAGCCAGATGGAAGTTTCTAAAAAGGGAGATCTTTGTGTATTAGCATCCAATGAAGATTATGAAACAGCAAACAAAAAAAATTTGGTTTTGGATAAAAAGGACTTAGTATACCATATACCTGTAATTGCTGTACCGAAAGGAAATCCTGCAGGTATTAAAAGCATAAATGATTTCACAAAACCTGGAGTTAAGGTTATTCTAGGAGATTCTAAAACTTCTCCATTAGGAAAACTTGCATCTAAATTATTTCAAAAACAGGGTATAGAGAGTCAGGTAAAAAATAATATAGTTTCTACAGTTACTACAGTAAATGAAATGGTAACGTTTGTTTCTATGAAAAAAGCAGATGCATCTATTATGTGGGAAGATAATGCTTTAAATGCGTCTAAAAGCATAGATTTAGTACAAATTCCTAAAGATCAAAATTTGATTAAAGTAGTACCTATATCTGTTTTAAAGAGTTCTAAAGATAAAGAATTAAGTGATAAATTTGTAAATTTTGTTACTTCCAGTCAGGCAAAATCAATATTTATTAAGTATAATTTGAAGCCTATTAAATAG
- the modD gene encoding ModD protein, with translation MYISDELIDKFIKEDVPYIDLTTLVLEIGNKEGKIQFFSREDGVLCGTEEAAKIFSKLNIELTKIKASGSLVKKNEVFLEGKGSASDLHMAWKICQNIIDYSSGIATKTRKLVDKAANINSDVSVITTRKNIPGTKELAIKAVVSGGGFPHRLGLSETILIFKQHLNFLGGIHELAKMIKKIKGKVCEKKVIAEVDSIEDAVELCKSGIDGIQFDKVPCDKLKENVSILRDISPSMVILAAGGINESNIEDYVETGIDAIVTTCVYYAKPIDIGCKIEPII, from the coding sequence ATGTATATTTCAGATGAACTCATTGACAAATTTATTAAAGAAGATGTTCCCTATATTGACTTAACTACTTTAGTTTTAGAAATTGGTAATAAAGAAGGTAAGATACAATTTTTTTCAAGGGAAGACGGAGTACTATGTGGAACAGAAGAAGCGGCAAAAATATTTAGCAAATTAAATATAGAACTGACAAAAATAAAAGCTTCTGGCAGTTTAGTAAAGAAAAATGAGGTCTTTCTTGAAGGAAAGGGCAGTGCCAGTGACTTACATATGGCATGGAAAATTTGTCAAAATATTATTGACTATAGTTCTGGCATTGCTACTAAAACAAGGAAATTAGTTGATAAGGCAGCTAATATAAATTCAGATGTTTCTGTTATAACTACAAGAAAAAATATACCTGGTACTAAAGAATTAGCTATAAAAGCAGTTGTTTCGGGAGGAGGCTTTCCTCATAGATTAGGATTATCGGAGACTATACTAATTTTTAAACAGCATTTAAATTTTTTAGGTGGTATCCATGAATTAGCCAAGATGATTAAGAAAATTAAGGGTAAGGTTTGTGAAAAAAAAGTAATAGCTGAAGTTGATTCAATAGAAGATGCAGTTGAACTTTGTAAAAGTGGAATTGATGGAATTCAATTTGATAAGGTTCCCTGTGATAAATTAAAGGAAAATGTAAGTATTCTAAGAGATATTAGTCCATCTATGGTTATATTAGCTGCTGGTGGGATTAATGAAAGCAATATTGAGGATTATGTTGAAACAGGAATTGATGCTATTGTAACAACTTGTGTTTATTATGCAAAACCTATTGATATAGGATGCAAAATAGAGCCTATAATATAG
- a CDS encoding ABC transporter permease subunit produces the protein MSKNNYKDILFKIYIFLFISIFMVFITLTIFVVFQKSFPNLASIIMDKEIQFAIKLTLYTSTISTIICLIFAVPIAYGLARYDFFGKMIINSIIQISNSIPPIAAGIALLMLFSTKQVENMINKLGLDPVFSVKGIILANFFINVPYMIRILKGTFEDVNPRLEFVGRTLGCSVWGAFFKITIPLAKNGLISAVIITWINALGEFGTALMLAGAIRMKTETLPVAIFLNLSAGNLDKALAAATILIIISIICLFAFECVQKCSTKKVNY, from the coding sequence ATGTCAAAAAATAATTATAAAGACATTCTTTTTAAAATTTATATATTTCTTTTTATAAGTATATTTATGGTTTTTATAACTTTAACCATATTTGTGGTTTTTCAAAAAAGTTTTCCTAACTTAGCATCTATCATTATGGACAAGGAAATACAATTTGCAATTAAATTGACATTATATACATCTACAATATCTACTATAATTTGTTTGATATTTGCTGTACCTATAGCTTATGGACTTGCCAGATATGATTTCTTTGGCAAAATGATTATAAATTCTATAATACAAATATCAAATTCAATTCCTCCAATTGCAGCAGGAATTGCTTTGCTTATGTTATTTAGTACAAAACAGGTTGAAAATATGATAAATAAGTTAGGTTTAGATCCAGTGTTTTCGGTTAAAGGAATTATACTAGCAAACTTCTTTATAAATGTTCCGTATATGATAAGAATTTTAAAGGGTACTTTTGAAGATGTGAATCCCAGACTTGAATTTGTAGGCAGAACTCTTGGATGCAGCGTCTGGGGAGCGTTTTTTAAAATAACAATTCCTTTAGCTAAAAACGGATTGATTTCAGCTGTAATAATTACGTGGATAAATGCACTTGGGGAATTTGGAACTGCACTTATGCTAGCAGGTGCTATTAGAATGAAAACGGAAACTCTGCCAGTAGCTATATTTTTAAATTTGTCAGCAGGAAACCTTGATAAGGCTTTAGCTGCTGCCACTATACTTATAATTATATCTATAATTTGTCTATTTGCATTTGAATGTGTGCAAAAATGCAGTACAAAGAAAGTTAATTACTAG
- a CDS encoding HDIG domain-containing metalloprotein: protein MNLNRLYLNIEYHLLNDSKPSNYLKGLYNEPLFQQYPFDMLYKLNITKQSPKYHPEGTVWNHTLLVVDEAANVKSKSKNQKVFMWAALLHDIGKPSTTKDRKGKITSYDHDKVGAALSKEFLLFFTEDKDFIEGVCELIRYHMQILFVVNNLPFADIQGMKEHTDIHEVALLGLCDRIGRSNSDKKKEQYTVNQFLKKCFH, encoded by the coding sequence ATGAATTTGAATAGATTGTACCTGAATATAGAGTATCACTTACTGAATGATTCCAAACCATCGAATTATTTGAAGGGACTCTATAATGAGCCATTATTTCAGCAGTATCCCTTTGATATGCTATACAAACTGAATATTACAAAGCAATCTCCAAAATACCATCCAGAAGGTACTGTTTGGAATCATACTCTACTTGTAGTAGATGAGGCAGCAAATGTAAAATCAAAAAGTAAAAATCAAAAAGTATTTATGTGGGCGGCACTACTTCATGATATTGGAAAACCTTCTACAACCAAGGACAGAAAGGGTAAAATAACCTCCTATGACCATGATAAGGTTGGAGCAGCTCTGTCAAAAGAATTTTTGCTATTTTTTACAGAAGATAAAGACTTCATTGAAGGAGTTTGCGAACTTATCAGGTACCATATGCAAATACTCTTTGTAGTAAATAATTTGCCCTTTGCAGATATACAAGGCATGAAAGAGCACACAGATATCCATGAAGTGGCTTTGCTAGGCTTATGTGATAGAATTGGAAGGTCAAATAGTGATAAAAAAAAGGAACAATATACTGTTAATCAGTTTCTTAAAAAATGCTTTCACTAA
- a CDS encoding class I SAM-dependent methyltransferase, with protein sequence MDISFFSNLWNISKKSYDMEEKFWDERAEEFNSKDIEEKESRDFISILEFIEASKNNKFKNVLDIGCGTGFYSRKFSEISECVTAVDISENMLKCAKKNLRAKCRNNVKFVKKAWPDLSLEEFKWKEKFDLVFASMTPAVDSCEDLIKMIDCGTNLYFLSGFVDRKDSLKNDISEIILGFHNNKPYGNKMYSALNILWNMGYYPKISYVDSDWSKSQPVDQCYKKCLLHFGRKKSLTEEEKVLIRDYIESKSINGIVEEKVTSKVAWFCWKK encoded by the coding sequence ATGGACATAAGCTTTTTTTCTAATTTATGGAATATTTCAAAAAAATCATATGATATGGAAGAAAAATTTTGGGATGAAAGGGCTGAAGAATTTAATAGCAAAGATATAGAAGAAAAGGAGAGTAGAGATTTTATCTCTATACTAGAATTTATTGAAGCAAGTAAAAATAATAAATTTAAGAACGTATTGGATATAGGATGTGGTACAGGATTTTATTCTAGAAAGTTTTCGGAAATATCTGAATGCGTTACTGCTGTAGATATTTCTGAAAATATGCTTAAGTGTGCCAAAAAAAATTTAAGGGCAAAGTGCAGAAATAATGTAAAATTTGTAAAAAAAGCATGGCCAGACTTAAGTTTAGAAGAATTTAAATGGAAAGAAAAATTTGATTTGGTTTTTGCATCTATGACACCAGCTGTGGATAGCTGTGAAGATCTTATAAAAATGATTGATTGTGGGACAAATTTGTATTTTTTAAGTGGATTTGTGGATAGAAAAGACAGTTTAAAAAATGATATTTCTGAAATAATTTTAGGATTCCATAATAATAAACCCTATGGAAATAAAATGTATAGTGCCCTTAATATACTATGGAATATGGGCTATTATCCAAAGATAAGTTATGTAGATTCAGATTGGAGTAAAAGTCAGCCTGTAGATCAATGTTACAAAAAATGCTTGCTTCATTTTGGAAGAAAAAAGTCTTTAACAGAAGAAGAAAAAGTTTTAATTAGAGATTACATAGAAAGCAAGTCAATAAATGGAATTGTAGAAGAAAAGGTAACTTCTAAAGTGGCATGGTTTTGCTGGAAAAAGTAG
- a CDS encoding FmdE family protein — MNKELWNKCIQFHGHECPGLAIGFKACEAAVEKMNLKFSSDEEVVCVTENDACGVDAVQVITGCTLGKGNLIYRGTGKMAFSFFNRENGNSIRVVLKQFKGEMSREERERYILESPVDEVFEIKKPKFEVPKTARLFNTVICDKCGEGVPEHKIRMSEGKKLCLDCFEEYTRGW; from the coding sequence ATGAATAAAGAATTATGGAATAAATGTATACAATTTCATGGACATGAGTGTCCGGGACTTGCCATAGGATTTAAGGCATGTGAGGCGGCAGTAGAGAAAATGAATTTGAAATTTTCATCTGATGAAGAAGTAGTATGCGTTACTGAAAATGACGCTTGTGGTGTTGATGCGGTACAAGTTATAACAGGATGTACTTTAGGAAAAGGTAATCTAATATATAGAGGTACTGGTAAAATGGCTTTTTCATTTTTTAACAGAGAAAATGGAAATAGTATAAGGGTAGTTTTAAAACAATTTAAGGGCGAAATGAGTAGAGAGGAAAGAGAAAGGTATATTTTAGAATCACCGGTAGATGAAGTATTTGAAATAAAAAAACCTAAATTTGAGGTTCCCAAAACTGCAAGATTGTTTAATACAGTTATTTGTGATAAATGTGGAGAAGGTGTTCCGGAACATAAAATTAGAATGAGTGAAGGAAAGAAACTTTGTTTGGATTGTTTTGAAGAATATACGCGAGGGTGGTAA
- a CDS encoding ATP-binding cassette domain-containing protein, whose product MLRVDHIYKKLGDFELCDISFEVLDGEYFVILGTTGSGKTVVLEAIAGGYDIDRGNIYINDVNINNIPPESRNIGFVYQDYLLFPHLSVRENILFGLKTKKMNKSIMDEILQKISSMLNIEHLLDRRPLTLSGGEQQRVAFARAVVTSPKILLLDEISSALDPGTKKKFQHNLKKMHRELNTTTIQITHDFNEAVYLADRIAIMGNGKMYQIGTADEIFNHPKSKYVEDFIGNGI is encoded by the coding sequence ATGCTTAGAGTAGATCATATTTACAAAAAACTTGGTGATTTCGAACTTTGTGATATAAGTTTCGAAGTACTGGATGGAGAGTATTTTGTAATATTAGGAACTACAGGAAGCGGAAAGACTGTTGTTTTAGAAGCTATTGCAGGTGGGTATGATATTGATAGGGGAAATATATATATAAATGATGTTAACATAAATAATATTCCGCCGGAAAGTAGAAATATTGGATTTGTATATCAGGATTATTTGCTATTTCCCCATTTATCCGTTAGAGAAAATATATTATTTGGATTAAAGACGAAGAAAATGAATAAAAGTATTATGGATGAAATTTTGCAGAAAATAAGTTCAATGCTAAATATAGAACATTTACTGGACAGAAGGCCACTTACATTAAGCGGTGGAGAACAGCAGAGAGTTGCTTTTGCAAGGGCTGTTGTAACTTCACCAAAGATACTACTCCTTGATGAAATAAGTAGTGCTTTGGATCCAGGTACTAAGAAAAAGTTTCAACATAACTTAAAAAAAATGCATAGAGAATTAAATACTACAACTATTCAAATAACTCATGATTTTAATGAAGCAGTATACCTGGCAGATAGAATAGCAATTATGGGGAATGGAAAAATGTATCAAATAGGTACTGCTGATGAAATATTTAATCATCCTAAATCAAAGTATGTGGAAGATTTTATAGGTAATGGTATATGA